One Aphidius gifuensis isolate YNYX2018 linkage group LG3, ASM1490517v1, whole genome shotgun sequence DNA window includes the following coding sequences:
- the LOC122853347 gene encoding rho guanine nucleotide exchange factor 11 isoform X10 — protein MNGTTVVRRSVGATATTGGGSGGAGAGGSVQELPPVATLVVYKDDAGYGMKVSGDNPVYVQSVKDGGAAARAGLHAGDTIIKVNGVNVTSSTHTEVVQLIKSSTQVVLTVQQKTGIQLGTQNQSQRPTSLTTAGSMVSSTSPQSSTSLHRAATAPAGSAPTTTARITGPQPVDVSHQRDSMDIIIIAKKYISLACDINLSKYNTHIYPLLKQRLPFFSTFAPKPSKRKLEKKRQLETQRVHTFQLMLEKEQSYVDKLRSELAKAGTSSGNASNITTLQSELHGAERRVRTLQDQLTAITTNDQLCSLVTNVPVSPGNYSSSVGGGVGVIGDIPPPLPSRKTTQSMMNNSPPPLPPRPPQSVSNTHNIAQLEPERNLMFHLTPPSHGIPNSTSPGSNLDSPSSSPSSSLNKHQRAKSSPEQLGNSPIVLSPSEASRRLILSESMNDLSTLSSSPPPPLPPPLQPSPLSSTLPPPPSSSLSSSSSLSSSQNQGGRQSSIDVDDPIHITPPGTPPPPYPQQNSGLDTTTSSSSSSSTIVNDNFMDNLVNYYLTPTRPTLNDSGTGLSLIQQPIMSMEDDDMSDQEVGQLEDHGPFKSLSRLWEHHAHLSVFINYVLSNSDPSSLLFYLITDLYKEGNAKEMRKWAYEIHSSFLVPCAPLRLNNVDESVACEIDDVLTKESDKEEILRKIFWKARARAKEELNEQLADFQQKRTAGLGMLFGPSDIQLDESETDKTKEYKIIETYLLPKMEPYIEDIEKDPVDTRQLTTAAGLATILTKIFQVRSVTLDHVPTFVAKDKSNIKTRLLANKNRKMIIKGHHFSIHQYYTVTSCNQCDNIIGGIGPQGYQCCDCSLSFHRQCVRTVDDVCPGPNLSAKKDRANDRLSKFMERIRPERKPPSSHHHHAIATNHIISAERMDSAVPDGENGEFRGGGASGNTRSERGRASVHDHIDSIDDPSSREDISEMVHQNISTKPKGANINRSESYKERIHHRVKKMREKRKTSDPNLSKTNDCEVPGGFPGNSAGSSSNSSLSTRSLDSPSTSLEQVHPTNSANNNNSTSGDSDIDVEADTPDWSHGVADDVLSGLTNSEKKRQEVINELFHTEKSHVRALKVLSLVFHKPLLNSNVLPLDQIELLFSNLDEMISIHSHFNQSMKRKKNENPCVGDIGELLLDMFDGDNGETFERAASKYCAKQQVALDALRDRRRKDTKLNAFLNEMESNPMCRRLQLKDHIPTGMLRLTKYPLLLENLAKYTPEKNEKERASVLRAWERSKEIVSLVNQAVRETEDCQRLEEIIRMIDDRSAFDKFDSSTVQEIKNLDITKRRLIFEGSLQLRMLNKPKPVDLHVVLMDDTILLLQKQEEKYLLKFMNTNQSNSVLSPIVKISTVLVRNNAVDKNSLYLVNTSQKGAQIYDLVASTQAERKLWNKHISEAAEAYKAKNREGRRSSPPTVINDDTNSSSQDNQSDNINDKNKIDEEIEQKQTSEQLNSTISQTNNDDNNIDEPSTTPTTTTTTTTVESNTTPSVSSTIETVTNLSSTSNQQPSSTPDNINTQNSTPPATITTDGLQFVTCTQTSLIDPIEVHADERPVHTAEPVLTPIECLRRKDDVIKNALIEKQLLVADILNIPKEDFEHVADMASEATGIDKEPAELILAAISQTNQLMSIINSALNVTETEAVLAARGTNAASLTTSCDSPGCPIPRINQQQQQQPSIPIVELQPICHSLTSQLSQLLEIIKQREEEREKLRKELRKSRERLHAFDIEAQKRDTSIKSSTIIPDNGENLHADCNEDLNKDEFVDACTDPEMIKSQPNNTKVTSSNQVMGDSVG, from the exons ATGAATGGAACGACAGTGGTGCGCCGGTCTGTCGGTGCTACTGCTACAACTGGTGGTGGAAGTGGTGGTGCTGGAGCTGGAGGTAGTGTACAAGAATTACCACCCGTTGCAACTCTTGTTGTATACAAAGATGATGCTGGTTATGGTATGAAAGTATCTGGTGATAATCCTGTTTATGTACAATCAGTTAAAGatg GTGGTGCTGCTGCAAGAGCTGGTCTTCATGCTGGTGATACAATAATCAAG GTTAATGGAGTCAACGTTACGTCTTCAACACACACTGAAGTTGTACAACTTATaaaat CTTCAACACAAGTTGTTCTTACGGTTCAACAAAAAACAGGTATTCAACTTGGTACACAAAATCAATCACAACGACCAACAAGTTTAACAACAGCTGGTTCAATGGtatcatcaacatcaccacaatcatcaacatcattacATCGTGCAGCAACAGCACCAGCTGGTAGtgcaccaacaacaacagcacGTATTACTGGACCACAACCGGTTGACGTAAGTCACCAACGTGATAGCatggatattattattattgctaaaaaatacatatcacTTGCTTGTGacataaatttatctaaatacAATACACACATTTATCCGCTTTTAAAACAGAGGCTACcgtttttttctacttttgcACCGAAACCATCAAAACGAAAA cttgaaaaaaaacgacaattgGAAACTCAGCGTGTTCACACGTTTCAACTGATGTTGGAAAAAGAACAGAGTTATGTTGACAAGCTGAGAAGTGAACTTGCCAAAGCTGGCACAAGTTCGGGGAATGCATCAAATATAACAACACTCCAGTCGGAATTACATGGTGCTGAAAGACGAGTTAGAACATTGCAAGATCAACTTACAGCAATTACCACCAACGACCAG CTTTGCTCGTTGGTAACAAATGTCCCGGTATCCCCTGGTAATTATTCAAGTTCTGTaggtggtggtgttggtgttaTTGGTGATATACCACCACCCTTACCCTCACGTAAAACCACCCAGTCCATGATGAATAATTCCCCACCTCCGTTACCTCCACGACCTCCACAATCCGTATCAAACACGCACAACATTGCACAATTGGAGCCGGAGAGAAATCTGATGTTTCATTTAACGCCCCCAAGTCATGGTATACCTAACTCT ACATCACCTGGATCAAATTTGGATtctccatcatcatcaccatcatcatcactgaATAAACATCAACGTGCAAAATCATCACCTGAACAATTAGGTAATTCACCAATTGTTTTATCACCATCAGAAGCAAGCAGACGTTTAATTTTATCTGAATCAAtgaatgatttatcaacattatcatcatcaccaccaccaccactaccaccaccactacaACCATCAcctttatcatcaacattaccaccaccaccatcatcatctttatcatcttcatcatcattatcatcatcacaaaaTCAAGGTGGTAGACAAAGTAGTATAGATGTTGATGATCCAATACACATCACACCACCAGgtacaccaccaccaccttaTCCCCAACAAAATTCTGGTCTTgatacaacaacatcatcatcatcgtcatcatcaacaatagtaaatgataattttatggataatttagtaaattattatctaacaCCAACAAGACCAACGTTGAATGATAGTGGAACTGGTTTATCATTAATTCAACAACCAATAATGTCAATGGAAGATGATGATATGAGTGATCAAGAAGTTGGACAACTAGAAGATCATGGACcatttaaatcattatcacGTTTATGGGAACATCATGCACATTTatctgtttttataaattatgtattatcAAATAGTGATCcatcaagtttattattttatttaataactgaTTTATATAAAGAAGGTAATGCTAAAGAAATGCGTAAATGGGCATATGAAATacattcaagttttttagTACCATGTGCACCATTACGTcttaataatgttgatgaaaGTGTAGCATGTGAAATTGATGATGTATTAACTAAAGAATCCGATAAAGAAGAAATATTAcgtaaaattttttggaaagCACGTGCACGTGCTAAAGAAGAATTAAATGAACAACTTGCtgattttcaacaaaaacgTACTGCTGGTTTAGGTATGTTATTTGGTCCAAGTGATATACAACTTGATGAAAGTGAAACagataaaacaaaagaatataaaattattgaaacatatttattaCCAAAAATGGAACCATATATTGaagatattgaaaaagatCCAGTTGATACACGTCAATTAACAACTGCTGCTGGTCTTGCaacaatattaacaaaaatatttcaagtacgTTCTGTAACCTTGGATCATGTGCCAACATTTGTTGCTAAggataaatcaaatattaaaacacgTTTATTAGCTAATAAAAATCGTAAAATGATTATCAAAGGACATCATTTTAGTATACATCAATATTATACTGTAACTAGTTGTAATCAatgtgataatattattggaggTATTGGTCCACAAGGCTATCAGTGTtgtg ATTGCTCGTTGAGTTTTCATCGTCAATGCGTCAGAACtgttgatgatgtttgtcctggTCCAAATTTGAGTGCGAAAAAGGATCGTGCTAATGATAGACTTAGCAAATTTATGGAACGTATTAGACCAGAAAGAAAACCACCATcatctcatcatcatcatgccATTGCAACCAATCACATTATTTCgg ctGAACGTATGGATTCTGCTGTTCCAGATGGCGAAAATG gAGAATTTCGTGGAGGCGGTGCAAGCGGAAACACTCGTAGTGAAAGAGGACGTGCTTCCGTTCATGATCATATTGATAGCATAGACGATCCTTCATCTCGAGAAGATATATCCGAAAT ggtacatcaaaatatatcaacaaaaccAAAAGGAGCAAATATCAACAGATCTGAAAGTTACAAAGAGAGAATACATCATAGGGTAAAAAAA Atgagagaaaaaagaaaaacaagtgatccaaatttatcaaaaacaaa TGATTGTGAGGTACCTGGTGGATTTCCTGGTAATTCTGCTGGTAGTTCATCAAACAGTAGTTTATCAACAAGAAGTTTAGACAGTCCAAGTACAAGTTTGGAACAGGTACATCCAACAAATTcagctaataataataattcaacatctGGAGATAGTGATATTGATGTTGAAGCTGATACACCTGATTGGAGTCATGGTGTTGCTGATGATGTACTATCAGGTTTAacaaattcagaaaaaaaacgacaagAAGTTATaaatg AATTATTTCATACTGAAAAATCACATGTACGTGCATTAAAAGTACTGTCACTTGTATTTCATAAACCATTGCTTAATTCAAATGTACTACCACTCGATCAAATTGAattgttattttcaaatttagaCGAAATGATATCAATTCATTCACATTTTAATCAATCAAtgaaacgtaaaaaaaatgaaaatccatGTGTTGGTGATAttggtgaattattattagataTGTTTGATGGTGATAATGGTGAAACATTTGAACGTGCTGCATCAAAATATTGTGCAAAACAACAAGTTGCACTTGATGCATTACGTGATCGTAGACGTAaagatacaaaattaaatgcatttttaaatgaaatggaATCAAATCCAATGTGTCGTAGATTACAATTAAAAGATCATATACCAACTGGTATGCTTAGATTAACAAAATATCCattattacttgaaaatttagcaaaatatacaccagaaaaaaatgaaaaagaacgTGCATCTGTATTACGTGCATGGGAAAGAAGTAAAGAAATTGTTAGTTTAGTTAATCAAGCTGTTAGAGAAACAGAAGATTGTCAACGTTTAGAAGAAATAATAAGAATGATTGATGATAGATCagcatttgataaatttgattcatcaacagtacaagaaattaaaaatcttgatATTACTAAAAGAAGATTAATATTTGAGGGTTCATTACAATTAAGAATGTTAAATAAACCAAAACCAGTTGATTTACATGTTGTTTTAATGGATGATACAATATTATTGCTACaaaaacaagaagaaaaatatttacttaaatttatgaatacaaATCAATCAAATTCTGTATTAAGtccaattgttaaaatatcaacTGTACTTGTACGTAATAAtgctgttgataaaaattcattatatcTTGTTAATACATCACAAAAAGGTGCACAAATATATGACTTAGTTGCATCAACACAAGCTGAAAGAAAATTATGGAATAAACATATTTCAGAAGCTGCTGAAGCATATAAAGCTAAAAATCGTGAAGGTAGACGTTCATCACCACCAACTGTTATCAATGACGATACAAATTCATCAAGTCAAGATAATCAAtctgataatattaatgataaaaataaaattgatgaagaaattgaacaaaaacaaACAAGTGAACAATTAAATTCTACAATTAgtcaaacaaataatgatgataacaaTATTGATGAACCATCAACAACacctacaacaacaacaacaacaacaacagtagAATCAAATACAACACCATCAGTATCATCAACCATTGAAACAGtaacaaatttatcatctaCATCTAATCAACAGCCATCATCAACAcctgataatattaatacacaAAATTCAACACCACCAGCAACAATAACAACTGATGGATTACAATTTGTAACATGTACACAAACTTCATTAATTGATCCAATTGAAGTACATGCTGATGAACGTCCAGTACATACTGCTGAGCCAGTATTAACACCAATTGAATGTTTAAGAAGAAAAGatgatgttattaaaaatgcattaattgaaaaacaattacttGTTGCTGATATACTTAATATACCAAAAGAAGATTTTGAACATGTTGCTGATATGGCATCAGAAGCAACTGGTATTGATAAAGAACCAGCTGAATTAATACTTGCTGCAATTAGTCAAACAAATCAACTTATGAGTATTATTAATTCAGCATTAAATGTCACTGAGACTGAAGCTGTACTTGCTGCAAGGGGTACAAATGCTGCTAGTTTAACAACAAGTTGTGATTCACCTGGTTGTCCTATTCCAAGaattaatcaacaacaacaacaacaaccgtCAATTCCTATTGTTGAATTACAACCAATTTGTCATTCCTTGACGTCACAATTGTCACAACTATTG gaaataataaaacaaagagAAGAAGAACGTGAAAAATTACGTAAAGAATTACGAAAAAGTCGTGAACGTCTTCATGCATTTGATATTGAAGCACAAAAACGTGAtacatcaattaaatcatcaacaatcaTCCCAGATAATGGTGAAAATTTACATGCTGATTGTAACGAAGATTTAAACAAAGAT gaaTTTGTCGACGCATGCACTGATCCAGAGATGATTAAAAGTCAACCAAACAACACTAAAGTAACATCCAGTAATCAAGTGATGGGTGATTCAGTTGGTTGA
- the LOC122853347 gene encoding rho guanine nucleotide exchange factor 11 isoform X5 gives MNGTTVVRRSVGATATTGGGSGGAGAGGSVQELPPVATLVVYKDDAGYGMKVSGDNPVYVQSVKDGGAAARAGLHAGDTIIKVNGVNVTSSTHTEVVQLIKSSTQVVLTVQQKTGIQLGTQNQSQRPTSLTTAGSMVSSTSPQSSTSLHRAATAPAGSAPTTTARITGPQPVDVSHQRDSMDIIIIAKKYISLACDINLSKYNTHIYPLLKQRLPFFSTFAPKPSKRKLEKKRQLETQRVHTFQLMLEKEQSYVDKLRSELAKAGTSSGNASNITTLQSELHGAERRVRTLQDQLTAITTNDQLCSLVTNVPVSPGNYSSSVGGGVGVIGDIPPPLPSRKTTQSMMNNSPPPLPPRPPQSVSNTHNIAQLEPERNLMFHLTPPSHGIPNSTSPGSNLDSPSSSPSSSLNKHQRAKSSPEQLGNSPIVLSPSEASRRLILSESMNDLSTLSSSPPPPLPPPLQPSPLSSTLPPPPSSSLSSSSSLSSSQNQGGRQSSIDVDDPIHITPPGTPPPPYPQQNSGLDTTTSSSSSSSTIVNDNFMDNLVNYYLTPTRPTLNDSGTGLSLIQQPIMSMEDDDMSDQEVGQLEDHGPFKSLSRLWEHHAHLSVFINYVLSNSDPSSLLFYLITDLYKEGNAKEMRKWAYEIHSSFLVPCAPLRLNNVDESVACEIDDVLTKESDKEEILRKIFWKARARAKEELNEQLADFQQKRTAGLGMLFGPSDIQLDESETDKTKEYKIIETYLLPKMEPYIEDIEKDPVDTRQLTTAAGLATILTKIFQVRSVTLDHVPTFVAKDKSNIKTRLLANKNRKMIIKGHHFSIHQYYTVTSCNQCDNIIGGIGPQGYQCCDCSLSFHRQCVRTVDDVCPGPNLSAKKDRANDRLSKFMERIRPERKPPSSHHHHAIATNHIISAERMDSAVPDGENGEFRGGGASGNTRSERGRASVHDHIDSIDDPSSREDISEMVHQNISTKPKGANINRSESYKERIHHRVKKMREKRKTSDPNLSKTKTGYSDCEVPGGFPGNSAGSSSNSSLSTRSLDSPSTSLEQVHPTNSANNNNSTSGDSDIDVEADTPDWSHGVADDVLSGLTNSEKKRQEVINELFHTEKSHVRALKVLSLVFHKPLLNSNVLPLDQIELLFSNLDEMISIHSHFNQSMKRKKNENPCVGDIGELLLDMFDGDNGETFERAASKYCAKQQVALDALRDRRRKDTKLNAFLNEMESNPMCRRLQLKDHIPTGMLRLTKYPLLLENLAKYTPEKNEKERASVLRAWERSKEIVSLVNQAVRETEDCQRLEEIIRMIDDRSAFDKFDSSTVQEIKNLDITKRRLIFEGSLQLRMLNKPKPVDLHVVLMDDTILLLQKQEEKYLLKFMNTNQSNSVLSPIVKISTVLVRNNAVDKNSLYLVNTSQKGAQIYDLVASTQAERKLWNKHISEAAEAYKAKNREGRRSSPPTVINDDTNSSSQDNQSDNINDKNKIDEEIEQKQTSEQLNSTISQTNNDDNNIDEPSTTPTTTTTTTTVESNTTPSVSSTIETVTNLSSTSNQQPSSTPDNINTQNSTPPATITTDGLQFVTCTQTSLIDPIEVHADERPVHTAEPVLTPIECLRRKDDVIKNALIEKQLLVADILNIPKEDFEHVADMASEATGIDKEPAELILAAISQTNQLMSIINSALNVTETEAVLAARGTNAASLTTSCDSPGCPIPRINQQQQQQPSIPIVELQPICHSLTSQLSQLLEIIKQREEEREKLRKELRKSRERLHAFDIEAQKRDTSIKSSTIIPDNGENLHADCNEDLNKDEFVDACTDPEMIKSQPNNTKVTSSNQVMGDSVG, from the exons ATGAATGGAACGACAGTGGTGCGCCGGTCTGTCGGTGCTACTGCTACAACTGGTGGTGGAAGTGGTGGTGCTGGAGCTGGAGGTAGTGTACAAGAATTACCACCCGTTGCAACTCTTGTTGTATACAAAGATGATGCTGGTTATGGTATGAAAGTATCTGGTGATAATCCTGTTTATGTACAATCAGTTAAAGatg GTGGTGCTGCTGCAAGAGCTGGTCTTCATGCTGGTGATACAATAATCAAG GTTAATGGAGTCAACGTTACGTCTTCAACACACACTGAAGTTGTACAACTTATaaaat CTTCAACACAAGTTGTTCTTACGGTTCAACAAAAAACAGGTATTCAACTTGGTACACAAAATCAATCACAACGACCAACAAGTTTAACAACAGCTGGTTCAATGGtatcatcaacatcaccacaatcatcaacatcattacATCGTGCAGCAACAGCACCAGCTGGTAGtgcaccaacaacaacagcacGTATTACTGGACCACAACCGGTTGACGTAAGTCACCAACGTGATAGCatggatattattattattgctaaaaaatacatatcacTTGCTTGTGacataaatttatctaaatacAATACACACATTTATCCGCTTTTAAAACAGAGGCTACcgtttttttctacttttgcACCGAAACCATCAAAACGAAAA cttgaaaaaaaacgacaattgGAAACTCAGCGTGTTCACACGTTTCAACTGATGTTGGAAAAAGAACAGAGTTATGTTGACAAGCTGAGAAGTGAACTTGCCAAAGCTGGCACAAGTTCGGGGAATGCATCAAATATAACAACACTCCAGTCGGAATTACATGGTGCTGAAAGACGAGTTAGAACATTGCAAGATCAACTTACAGCAATTACCACCAACGACCAG CTTTGCTCGTTGGTAACAAATGTCCCGGTATCCCCTGGTAATTATTCAAGTTCTGTaggtggtggtgttggtgttaTTGGTGATATACCACCACCCTTACCCTCACGTAAAACCACCCAGTCCATGATGAATAATTCCCCACCTCCGTTACCTCCACGACCTCCACAATCCGTATCAAACACGCACAACATTGCACAATTGGAGCCGGAGAGAAATCTGATGTTTCATTTAACGCCCCCAAGTCATGGTATACCTAACTCT ACATCACCTGGATCAAATTTGGATtctccatcatcatcaccatcatcatcactgaATAAACATCAACGTGCAAAATCATCACCTGAACAATTAGGTAATTCACCAATTGTTTTATCACCATCAGAAGCAAGCAGACGTTTAATTTTATCTGAATCAAtgaatgatttatcaacattatcatcatcaccaccaccaccactaccaccaccactacaACCATCAcctttatcatcaacattaccaccaccaccatcatcatctttatcatcttcatcatcattatcatcatcacaaaaTCAAGGTGGTAGACAAAGTAGTATAGATGTTGATGATCCAATACACATCACACCACCAGgtacaccaccaccaccttaTCCCCAACAAAATTCTGGTCTTgatacaacaacatcatcatcatcgtcatcatcaacaatagtaaatgataattttatggataatttagtaaattattatctaacaCCAACAAGACCAACGTTGAATGATAGTGGAACTGGTTTATCATTAATTCAACAACCAATAATGTCAATGGAAGATGATGATATGAGTGATCAAGAAGTTGGACAACTAGAAGATCATGGACcatttaaatcattatcacGTTTATGGGAACATCATGCACATTTatctgtttttataaattatgtattatcAAATAGTGATCcatcaagtttattattttatttaataactgaTTTATATAAAGAAGGTAATGCTAAAGAAATGCGTAAATGGGCATATGAAATacattcaagttttttagTACCATGTGCACCATTACGTcttaataatgttgatgaaaGTGTAGCATGTGAAATTGATGATGTATTAACTAAAGAATCCGATAAAGAAGAAATATTAcgtaaaattttttggaaagCACGTGCACGTGCTAAAGAAGAATTAAATGAACAACTTGCtgattttcaacaaaaacgTACTGCTGGTTTAGGTATGTTATTTGGTCCAAGTGATATACAACTTGATGAAAGTGAAACagataaaacaaaagaatataaaattattgaaacatatttattaCCAAAAATGGAACCATATATTGaagatattgaaaaagatCCAGTTGATACACGTCAATTAACAACTGCTGCTGGTCTTGCaacaatattaacaaaaatatttcaagtacgTTCTGTAACCTTGGATCATGTGCCAACATTTGTTGCTAAggataaatcaaatattaaaacacgTTTATTAGCTAATAAAAATCGTAAAATGATTATCAAAGGACATCATTTTAGTATACATCAATATTATACTGTAACTAGTTGTAATCAatgtgataatattattggaggTATTGGTCCACAAGGCTATCAGTGTtgtg ATTGCTCGTTGAGTTTTCATCGTCAATGCGTCAGAACtgttgatgatgtttgtcctggTCCAAATTTGAGTGCGAAAAAGGATCGTGCTAATGATAGACTTAGCAAATTTATGGAACGTATTAGACCAGAAAGAAAACCACCATcatctcatcatcatcatgccATTGCAACCAATCACATTATTTCgg ctGAACGTATGGATTCTGCTGTTCCAGATGGCGAAAATG gAGAATTTCGTGGAGGCGGTGCAAGCGGAAACACTCGTAGTGAAAGAGGACGTGCTTCCGTTCATGATCATATTGATAGCATAGACGATCCTTCATCTCGAGAAGATATATCCGAAAT ggtacatcaaaatatatcaacaaaaccAAAAGGAGCAAATATCAACAGATCTGAAAGTTACAAAGAGAGAATACATCATAGGGTAAAAAAA Atgagagaaaaaagaaaaacaagtgatccaaatttatcaaaaacaaa GACTGGTTACAGTGATTGTGAGGTACCTGGTGGATTTCCTGGTAATTCTGCTGGTAGTTCATCAAACAGTAGTTTATCAACAAGAAGTTTAGACAGTCCAAGTACAAGTTTGGAACAGGTACATCCAACAAATTcagctaataataataattcaacatctGGAGATAGTGATATTGATGTTGAAGCTGATACACCTGATTGGAGTCATGGTGTTGCTGATGATGTACTATCAGGTTTAacaaattcagaaaaaaaacgacaagAAGTTATaaatg AATTATTTCATACTGAAAAATCACATGTACGTGCATTAAAAGTACTGTCACTTGTATTTCATAAACCATTGCTTAATTCAAATGTACTACCACTCGATCAAATTGAattgttattttcaaatttagaCGAAATGATATCAATTCATTCACATTTTAATCAATCAAtgaaacgtaaaaaaaatgaaaatccatGTGTTGGTGATAttggtgaattattattagataTGTTTGATGGTGATAATGGTGAAACATTTGAACGTGCTGCATCAAAATATTGTGCAAAACAACAAGTTGCACTTGATGCATTACGTGATCGTAGACGTAaagatacaaaattaaatgcatttttaaatgaaatggaATCAAATCCAATGTGTCGTAGATTACAATTAAAAGATCATATACCAACTGGTATGCTTAGATTAACAAAATATCCattattacttgaaaatttagcaaaatatacaccagaaaaaaatgaaaaagaacgTGCATCTGTATTACGTGCATGGGAAAGAAGTAAAGAAATTGTTAGTTTAGTTAATCAAGCTGTTAGAGAAACAGAAGATTGTCAACGTTTAGAAGAAATAATAAGAATGATTGATGATAGATCagcatttgataaatttgattcatcaacagtacaagaaattaaaaatcttgatATTACTAAAAGAAGATTAATATTTGAGGGTTCATTACAATTAAGAATGTTAAATAAACCAAAACCAGTTGATTTACATGTTGTTTTAATGGATGATACAATATTATTGCTACaaaaacaagaagaaaaatatttacttaaatttatgaatacaaATCAATCAAATTCTGTATTAAGtccaattgttaaaatatcaacTGTACTTGTACGTAATAAtgctgttgataaaaattcattatatcTTGTTAATACATCACAAAAAGGTGCACAAATATATGACTTAGTTGCATCAACACAAGCTGAAAGAAAATTATGGAATAAACATATTTCAGAAGCTGCTGAAGCATATAAAGCTAAAAATCGTGAAGGTAGACGTTCATCACCACCAACTGTTATCAATGACGATACAAATTCATCAAGTCAAGATAATCAAtctgataatattaatgataaaaataaaattgatgaagaaattgaacaaaaacaaACAAGTGAACAATTAAATTCTACAATTAgtcaaacaaataatgatgataacaaTATTGATGAACCATCAACAACacctacaacaacaacaacaacaacaacagtagAATCAAATACAACACCATCAGTATCATCAACCATTGAAACAGtaacaaatttatcatctaCATCTAATCAACAGCCATCATCAACAcctgataatattaatacacaAAATTCAACACCACCAGCAACAATAACAACTGATGGATTACAATTTGTAACATGTACACAAACTTCATTAATTGATCCAATTGAAGTACATGCTGATGAACGTCCAGTACATACTGCTGAGCCAGTATTAACACCAATTGAATGTTTAAGAAGAAAAGatgatgttattaaaaatgcattaattgaaaaacaattacttGTTGCTGATATACTTAATATACCAAAAGAAGATTTTGAACATGTTGCTGATATGGCATCAGAAGCAACTGGTATTGATAAAGAACCAGCTGAATTAATACTTGCTGCAATTAGTCAAACAAATCAACTTATGAGTATTATTAATTCAGCATTAAATGTCACTGAGACTGAAGCTGTACTTGCTGCAAGGGGTACAAATGCTGCTAGTTTAACAACAAGTTGTGATTCACCTGGTTGTCCTATTCCAAGaattaatcaacaacaacaacaacaaccgtCAATTCCTATTGTTGAATTACAACCAATTTGTCATTCCTTGACGTCACAATTGTCACAACTATTG gaaataataaaacaaagagAAGAAGAACGTGAAAAATTACGTAAAGAATTACGAAAAAGTCGTGAACGTCTTCATGCATTTGATATTGAAGCACAAAAACGTGAtacatcaattaaatcatcaacaatcaTCCCAGATAATGGTGAAAATTTACATGCTGATTGTAACGAAGATTTAAACAAAGAT gaaTTTGTCGACGCATGCACTGATCCAGAGATGATTAAAAGTCAACCAAACAACACTAAAGTAACATCCAGTAATCAAGTGATGGGTGATTCAGTTGGTTGA